AACGTCATTTCCAACAAAGTAACAGAAGGGAAAGTGCTCCCACTTACCGATATTGCCCAAGATGCAACATCAGCTTCTTACGAATTCGAGCCATCCGGCGAAGCAATTCTAAAAGTGCTGCTTCCTCAATACGCGGAAAGCTTGATCTTTGGTGCATTACTCGAAAGTAAAGCAAGTGAACATGCTTCAAGTATGACAGCGATGCAAAGCGCAACCGATAACGCAGGCGAATTAATTGATTCATTGACGCTTCAATATAACCGCGCTCGTCAAGCAGCAATAACACAAGAAATTACTGAGATAATTGGGGGAGTGGCGGCGCTGGAGTAGGAAGGAAAATCGAACTCTGATTTTCCCGCTCTGAAAATGTCGGAACTTGGACATTTTCGTTAAGAGCAATGGAACATTAAGGAAATCATTGTTCAACTTTCTACCAGCGCTTCACCCTTCATTTGCACGGCATATAGTAAGACAGGAGGAAACAAAATGAACAAAGGACATGTTCTTCAAGTAATGGGTCCAGTTGTCGACGTCAAATTTGATAACGCACAATTGCCTGAAATCTATAACGCATTGACTGTTACAATTGAGCGTCCGAACTCAGAGCCTGAAGTTTTAACACTTGAAGTTGCACTTCACCTTGGCGATGATGCAGTTCGTACAATTGCGATGTCTTCTACGGATGGACTTAAGCGTGGAGCCGAAGTACTCGACCAAGGATCTGCGATTTCCGTTCCAGTCGGTGACGTTACACTTGGCCGCGTATTTAACGTACTAGGTGAAACGATTGACCTTGCGGAAGAAATTCCAGCAAGTGAACGTCGCGACCCGATTCACCGTAAAGCACCAACTTTTGAAGAACTATCTACAGAAGTTGAAATCCTTGAAACGGGCATTAAAGTCGTTGACTTACTAGCTCCGTATATTAAGGGTGGTAAAATTGGTCTCTTCGGTGGAGCTGGTGTAGGTAAAACAGTTCTAATCCAAGAATTAATTAACAACATCGCACTCGAACACGGTGGAATTTCCGTATTCGCAGGTGTTGGAGAACGTACACGTGAAGGAAATGACCTTTTCTTCGAAATGACGGACTCTGGTGTTATTAAAAATACAGCAATGGTATTCGGTCAAATGAACGAACCACCTGGCGCGCGTATGCGTGTTGCACTAACAGGATTGACAATGGCAGAATATTTCCGTGACGAACAAGGCGCGGACGTACTTCTATTCATCGACAATATTTACCGTTACACGCAAGCAGGATCTGAAGTATCGGCACTTCTTGGCCGTATGCCTTCAGCAGTTGGATATCAGCCAACACTTGCAACGGAAATGGGTCTTTTACAAGAACGAATTACTTCAACAAATAAAGGTTCAGTAACGTCAATCCAAGCGATTTATGTACCAGCGGATGACTATACGGATCCAGCTCCAGCAACGACGTTCGCTCACCTTGACGCGACGACGAACCTTGAGCGTAAACTTTCTGAAATGGGTATTTACCCAGCGGTTGACCCGCTCGCATCAACTTCACGTGCATTAAGCGCTGAAATTGTAGGAGCAGAACACTATAGCGTAGCGCGTGAAGTTCAATCTACACTGCAACGTTATGCTGAATTACAAGATATTATCGCAATCCTAGGTATGGATGAATTAGGCGAAGACGACAAACTTGTTGTTGGTCGCGCGCGTCGTATTCAATTCTTCCTATCACAAAACTTCCACGTAGCTGAACAGTTCACTGGGCAACCAGGTTCATACGTTCCAGTAGCTGAAACGATTAAAGGATTCAAAGAAATCCTTGAAGGTAAATTCGATCATATTCCAGAAGATGCATTCCGTCTTGTTGGCCGTATTGAAGAAGTTATCGAAAAAGCGAAAGCTATGGGTGTCGAAGTCTAAGAAGGGACCAGGAGGGAAAAAATGAAAACAGTAAAAATTCATATCGTTACTCCCGACGGCCCTGTTGTAGATACTGAAGCGGACATGATTATCGCGATGACGGAAACGGGCGAATTGGGAATACTTCCAGGCCACATCGCAACGGTCGCACCGCTTCAAATCGGCGGGCTTCGTATTAAAAAAGGTAATGAAACAAAAGTTGTTGCCGTTCACGGCGGATTCATTGAAATTCGTCCTGAAATCGTTACAGTTCTTGCTCAAAGCGCTGAAACAGCTGAAAACATCGATCTTGCGCGCGCTAAGAATGCTGCAAAGCGGGCTGAAATTGCGCTTCAAGCTAAAGAAGATGAAGCAAGCTTTTTGAATGCGGAACTCGAACTAAAACGTGCAATTAATAGAATTAACGCTTCAGAAAACAGGTATTAATTAGCGTCAAGATGATAAAAATTGGGCAGAGGAGGTTGTTTCTTCTGTCCTTTTCTTTGATAATGGAAGGAGTCAAGATTATGGATGGCATGTTCGGTTTCCAACCATTACTTGCAATCGTTTCCCATATATTTTTTATCGGTGTTTCTTTTTATGCACTTCAATCAATCATGCCGGAAAAAATCATTCGAAAAAACAAAGTGTTTCAAGCGCAAATTTTATTTATTTTTTTAAGTATAATGATTGGATCTTCCGTATCAAATTTCTTTCTTGAGATATCCTATTGGTCAGGAAGAATTCCTACAATGTTTCGATAACATTCGACTATTTCGCAAATGAATTTGGCATACTATTCTAAGTCGGTACCTGTTATCGCCGCGTGTATGTTGGTTTTAAACACTGTACATGGGGCGATGGCATGTAAAGCCGTCAATGTTTAAAAAGAATATCGTGGGGAATTTAACGAACAGTAACCTGCGCGGAAGGTATAAAATAGCAATGACACAAAAATTCAAATAAGTACATACGATAGATTACACCAAGATAGTCATTTCGTTACTTGTAAATAAATGTCGAACACTGTAAACTAATGTGAGTTTTTGTTATTACTATACAACATTTTAAGTAAAATATAAGCGTAAGTTAATTTTTAAATAAGCACAATTTAAAGTCGGAGGGACTAATTATGGATAAGATTATTATAAACGGGGGACGCGTTCTAAAAGGAACTGTCCGCGTTGAAGGCGCGAAAAATGCTGTTTTGCCTGTATTGGCAGCTGCACTTCTCGCATCAGAAGGCGTTAACGTCATTCGGGATGTACCAAATCTGTCGGATGTCGGCACAATCAGTGCAGTTTTAAAAAGCTTGAACGCAGAAGTAGAAGCGGTGCCAGAAAGAAACGAAGTCATCATTGATTCATCGGGGACGTTGTCAAGCGAGGCCCAATTTGAATATGTACGTAAAATGAGAGCTTCAATCCTTGTCATGGGCCCAATTCTTGCACGAAACGGTTTTGCTCGTGTCGCATTGCCAGGCGGTTGTGCAATTGGATCACGTCCAATTGACCAACATTTAAAAGGCTTCGAAGCAATGGGTGCAGAAATTTCATTTGGTCATGGCTATGTTGAAGCGAAAGCTGAAAATGGCCTTAAAGGTGCGAAAATTTATCTCGACTTCCCAAGCGTAGGCGCAACAGAAAACATCATGACTGCCGCTGCTCTTGCAAAAGGCACGACAGTTATTGAAAACGCAGCGAAAGAACCAGAAATTGTAAACTTGGCGAACTTTATTAACGAAATGGGCGGTAAAGTTGTCGGTGCAGGAACTGATATGATTCGTATCGAAGGCGTAACGAAATTATACGGCATCACACATCATATTATCCCGGATCGTATCGAAACAGGTACTTTCATGGTAGCAGCTGCGATTACAGGCGGCGACGTTATCATTGAAAATGCCGTTCCAGAACACAACGCAGCACTTATTTCGAAAATGGGCGAGATGGGCGTCAATATCATCGAATTGGATGAAGGCGTTCGCGTCCACGCGAAGTACCCGCTTAAATCAGTCAACTTAAAAACAATGCCGCACCCAGGTTTCCCGACAGATATGCAATCGCAAATGATGGCGTTAATGCTTACTGCAACAGGAACTGGTGTCATTACGGAAACTGTTTTTGAAAACCGCTTTATGCACGTCGAAGAATTCCGTCGCATGAACGCAACTGTAAAAATCGAAGGCAAATCAGTTATCTTAGAAGGCCCGTCAAAGCTACAGGGTGCTGAGGTAGCCGCAACCGACCTAAGAGCAGCTGCAGCACTCATTCTTGCTGGATTAGCAGCAGAGGGCGTTACACGCGTCACAGAGTTGATTCACCTTGACCGCGGCTATGTAGACTTCCATAAGAAGCTCGAAGCATTAGGCGCAGATATTGAGCGTGTCTCATCTGAAGAAGAAGTCGAAAGCAGAACGAAGCAAGAACTCGTATAACTAATTGTGATATTTGAAATAAGAAGGGTCATCGATGTTACTACTATCGGTGGCCCATTTTGTGTTTTATATGTGGGATTGGTCGTTTGATTGGCTGGTTTAGTCGTATGCGGATTGACTATGGTCGTTTCGCCGGCTACTTTGGTCGTTTGAATGCGCTGTGAAATTTGTACATATCGATAAGTGTTGCTGCCGTAATGCGTTCCGGCTTCAACAAATAAAAGCACTTCGGTTTGCTTTTTTGGAGACTTTTGGTCGTTTGGCAGAGTGCTTTAGTCGTTTGGGAATCGACTATGGTCGTTTGGATAGCCGCTTGCCAGTCAACATTGGTCGTTTCCACACGCGCTATAGTCGTTTCACCATTTATTCCAGTCAAACCGCTTCTGGGACATGCATATTAAGGGGTGAATTTCATATAATCGACTATGACAAAAATATGGGCTAGTTCATTATTATTACTCATTGTAATGTTTTTTATTCCAGTAATTTTTCTAAGAGGACCGAGCGCTGGGCCAGAGAAGGAGGAGAAAAAAATAGAACAATCTTGTCCGATCGACATTAAGGTTGTCGGTGTGGACGAGCCATTAGCGCTTGAGGAATACGTAAAAGGAGTCGTCGCAGGGGAGATGCCGATCGATTTTCATGCAGAAGCATTGAAAGCGCAATCGATCGCAGCAAGGACGTACGCACTCAGAACGACTAATTTCGGTGAAAATCCAATTGCCCGTGATGTCTCCGCTCAAGTATACAAATCGAAAGAAGAGCGGAAAAAACAGTGGGGGAAGAAATTTAAAGAAAATGAAAAGAAACTTTCGTCAGCAGTCGAAGCGACGACTGGCGATGTATTACTTTATAACGACGAGTTGATTTCGGCGATGTTTTTCTCGACATCGAATGGGCAGACAGAAACTGCCGAAAACTATAGCGGTAGTGAAATTCCTTATTTGCAAAGTGTCGACAGTCCGGGCGATGAGAAAGTTGCGCCGACATATGAAGTGAAAACGGAATTACCGTTAACTAAATGGAACGAGGCATTCGGGATTGAATGGAATGCCGATATGTTCAAATCTCTTCAACTCACTCGAAATCCAACAGGGCGCGTTCAAAAAGTAGCCACAGCCGGATTCGAATCGAATGGACGCGAAATACGAGAAATACTCGGACTCAGGTCAACGGATTTCGATATTGCATTCGACGTGACGAACGAGATTGTCATCATAAAAACGCTAGGGTTTGGGCACGGCGTCGGCATGAGCCAGTACGGTGCAGAGGCATTTGCGCAGGATGGATGGACGGCAGATAAAATCGTCCAACACTATTATACTGGTACAGTAATAAAAAATTTGATTAACCTTGAGAATGTATGTTTAAAAGCACCTTAACTTGCAAACAATAGCAGTGAGGTGATGATTATGCGAGAAGAAAAAACGAAATCTCCTTCTCAAAAGAATAAACGCAAGCAAACAAAGAGTTGGTTTTGGCCAGCAATCTATTCGGGTATCGCAATCGTATTTGTAGGAATGATCTGGGGTTACACTGCACTAATAAAAGATGCCCCGGATAAGACAGCAAAGAGTCCCGATAGTGAAGTAGTCGTGGATGTCAACGCATCAAAGGAATCTTTCAAATATCCTTTTTCTGAAGAACTCCTTAATGATGTAGCCATTCTACAAGATTACTATGACATGGAAGCCGACGAATCCATGCGCGAAAATGCACTACTTGTCTTTAATCAGTCATACGTAACGAATTCCGGCGTTTCTATTTCGATAGACGGAAAACCGTTCGAAGTGCTCGCGTCAATGAGTGGTGTCGTCGAAGAAGTTACTACAGATGTCTTCAGCGGGGATGAGGTTGTGATCAAACACGCGGATGGCATGAAGACCGTGTATAGTTCACTTACAGGGATTCTAGTGAAACAAGGCGATGAAGTAGCTCAAGGAGATCCACTCGCAACGACAACGCAAAACGAATGGAATCCAGCAGCTGGCGTGCACCTGCTTTTTGAAGTGCATGTCGACGGTGAACCGGTTAATCCCGGAAAGCATCTAGCATTTGAATAGTAGATGTTTGTTCAGAAAAAGCCACTCTTCGGGGTGGTTTTTTAATTTTCAAAATTTATTTTCGGAAAAGTGCTTAAAAACAGCCATAAACCAAGCCTTCTCGCACTAAACGCGAGCATAACGCCTTAATCTGTCGCATACAGTAAGACAAGATTCGGAGTCGATAGGAAAGGAAGAGGGCGTGCACGAGCAAATACGGAGGCGATGCGTGCGCCTCGGGGAGTTATTGCTGGAGACTGAGGTTACCGTGCGAGGACTAGCGAAAGTGACGGGGTATTCGAAAAGCACTGTTCACAAGGATTTGACAGAGCGATTGCCAAATATCGATGTAGGCTTGGCAGAAGAAGTTGCAAAAATACTTGCTTATCATAAATCCGTCAGACATTTAAGAGGCGGTGAGGCAACCAGGCTTAAGTGGATGAATGAAGCGAAAAAGATTGAAGAAGAATAAGTGAAAGAGCGGAGCCAGATCCGGACTGAGGCGCCGCTTTTTTAAATTAAAAAAGAGATTTCAATATAATTGGAAATTGGTCCTTAAGTATGTTCATTTTCCCCTTACTATGGTAAAATTACGAATTAAGAGCGTGCAAAATGCCACGAAACAGTTGGAAGGGGAAGCGGGAATAATGTTTGCAAAAGATATTGGGATTGACCTTGGTACGGCGAACGTCTTAATTCACCTCAAGGGAAAAGGGATTGTCTTAAACGAACCGTCAGTTGTCGCATTAGATAAAAGAAATAATAAAGTGCTGGCTGTCGGTGAAGAAGCATGGAAAATGGTCGGAAGAACACCAGCAAATATCACGGTTACTCGTCCTTTAAAAGACGGCGTAATCGCAGATTTCGACGTGACAGAAGCAATGCTTAGTCATTTCCTCGATAGACTTAACGTGAAAGGCTTTTTCACAAAACCTAGAATACTTGTCTGTTGCCCGACGAATATTACAAGCGTTGAACAAAAAGCGATTCGCGAAGCAGCCGAAAAGTCCGGCGGCAAGAAAATATTTTTAGAAGAAGAACCAAAAGTTTCCGCGATCGGCGCCGGAATGGATATTTTTCAACCAAGTGGTAATATGGTGATTGATATCGGCGGCGGAACATCCGACGTTGCTGTTTTATCGATGGGTGATATCGTAACATCCGAATCTATTAACATCGCTGGAGACACATTAGACAACGACATAATCCAATACATCAAAAACCAATATAAATTGCTCATTGGACTGCGCACCGCTGAAGACATTAAATTTAACGTCGGTACGGTTTTCCAAGGATCTCGGAATGAGACGATGGACATCCGTGGCCGCGATATGGTTTCTGGACTTCCACGCACCGTTACAATTGATTCAGAAGAAATTAGACTTGCATTGAGAGAATCTATGTCTATCATTGTCCAGGCTGCACGTAATGTTCTGGAGAAAACGCCACCTGAGCTTTCTGCCGACATTATTGACCGCGGTGTGTTCTTAACCGGCGGGGGCGCGCTAATTCACGGGATCGACCAATTATTAGCGGAAGAATTAAAAGTGCCCGTGTTTGTTGCAGATAATCCGCTCGACTGCGTTGCGAGAGGGACAGGCATTCTACTAGAAAACATTCAAAAAAGTTCACGTAAATTTTAATTCTACATAAAATTCGAATTGAGTTTCATTCAATTTGTTTGTATAGGGGTACTGAATATGATGGATAAGTTAAAGTTTCGACGCTCACAAAGAGAAGTGGATTCAAAAACAGATGAAAAGCCAAGCGTTGAAACCAGTTCAAGAAAAGAACTAAGAAAGGCTAAACGCGGTGAAGCCACCGAACCTAAAAAAACGCTTTGGGTTCAGATCCGGATGATCCCGATTTGGCTTCGTCTTATTTTGATCATTTTACTAATAGCTATCGTTGCCGTAATTGGATTACGGTTCGGGTATAGCTATATTGGCGACGGAAATCCTGAGGATGTACTCAAAAAAGAAACATGGACACATATCATTGATATCATCAAAGGAAAAGAATAATTTTGCAGGAGGCTCACATGCTTACAGTACAACAAATTCAAGCCATTTTACCACATCGTTACCCATTTTTAATGGTCGATAAGATTCTAGAAGTAGAAGAAGGCAAACGCGCCGTTGGAATAAAAAACGTCACGATAAACGAAGATTTTTTCAACGGACATTTTCCAGGCTACCCAGTCATGCCAGGCGTTCTTATTGTAGAAGCGCTTGCGCAAGTGGGAGCAGTTGCTTTATTGAAGAAAGAAGAAAATAAAGGCCGCCTTGCATTTTTTGCGGGCATCGACAATTGCCGTTTCAAACGCCAAGTCGGACCTGGCGACACATTGACACTCGAAGTTGAAATTACGCGACTCCGCGGTCAAATGGGCAAAGGAAAAGCAATCGCAAAAGTCGGCGATGAAATCGCTTGTGAAACCGAAATTTTATTTGCTCTCGGCCCAGTGGTCGAATAAGTAGTATGTCTTAATGATTGAATAAAAATCAATATAAAAAATAATGGATAGTTCCCTCTATTTCGTACAACCTACAAAGACCATGCAGATTTGTGTGGTAAACGGCTTGTGGAAAGGAGGGAATCTTTTCATGTTGAAAAAAACGATACCATTTTTTCTAATTTCGGCGCTCGTACTAGGCGGCTGTATGAACGGTAATGACGATGATATAGTGCCTAATAATAACGAAACACCGATGCAGGATGATGTGCAGGATCGTGATAAAAACTGGACTCCTAATGCCAACGATAATAATGAAGGCGGAACGGATCTAGATGGGAATGACAATGGTCAAAACGGTAATGGTGGAAACAACGGGTTCATCAATGGCGACAACGGCGATAATGGCGTCAATAATGGAAACGGAGCACCGAACGACACAATTATCGATGATGAGCTTGACGAAAATGGAACCAACCGCTAACCGCAAGCCTTAAACACCGCCTCGAAATAAACCGAGGCGGTGTTTTGCCGTAAAAAAGCCCGAAACGACCAAAGAACGCCTTCAAACGACTAATGTGGGTCTCGAAACGACTAATGAGTTCTCTCAAACGACTAAAGTTGCCGTCGAAACGACTAATGAGTTCTCTCAAACGACTAAAGTTGCCGTCGAAACGACCATAGCACGTCTCCAAACGACCAAAGTCTCTAAAAAAGAAAACCAAAGTGCTTTATTTGTTGAAGCCGGAACAAATTACGAGCGCAACACTTATCGACTTGTACAAATTTCAAAGCGTATTCAAACGATTAAAATAGCCGGCGAAGCGACTAAAATCAAAAAAAATTTTGAGGTGGAGAATCCTTATTCAAGTACTCGATTTTATTCGATTCGTTGATCTGCGTTCCGGGCGGACGCTTTCCTGCGGGCGAGCGCCGAGCCGCTTCGTCGCTCCGCTCCTGCAGGGTCTCGCCTGTCTCGCTGATTCCTCTGGAGTCGCCACCCTACACTCCAGTCAACTACTTTCATTATACAAAGGGTGTATAGTGGCAATTCTTGGATAAAGGGAACGTCAACGATTTATCAAGAAAAAAACCAAAGTGCTTTATTTGTTGAAGCCGGAACAAATTACAAGCGCAACACTTATCGACTTGTACAAACTTCACATCAACGCCAAACGAGCAAAGCATCCGGTAATAAAACAAAAAAAGTGCCACCCATCAACAGGGCAGCACCACACCAAACTCACTCATCTTCCTCAATATCCCGCTTCAACCGCGGACGTGAACGCATGTCCGTCTCAAAACGCTCAAGCAATGTCGCGCCTTCCAAACCTTCCCCGATCAATTCCTCCAACAGGTGCTCGGCATATTGCGTACGAGCCCGTTTTAATCTGCCTTTCAACAAAACCGAAATATTATTTCCGATTTGTTTCACCGCACTAACAGCTACGCGAAAACCGGCGGGTTCGTTTTCTGGATACGAAATGACGACTTTTGCCTCGAGCAAATCGTCTTCACCTTGAAATGATTCGAAAAACGCCTTATGCTTTTCCTCGATAAACATCTCAAGAATCCACATCCGGTGGCTATTCTCTTGATTTATAATAATTCCATCGATAAGCGGGAAATCTATAACTTGTTCATCGTGCAAGATTCCAACTGACAACATCTTAAATGTTTTCATCATGCGCACCACCTTCAAATTTGCTTTGATTATACCATATTTTCGAGGCTGGAATAAATAAACAACAAACCTGCCAAAGTTAATTTATCTAAAATTCGACATCCTGCAAAAAATGCATAACGCTGTCGTTTCTTAGAATAGACAATCAAACTAGATATCTTGAAATAATGAAAATCAACGCGAAAAATGCTTCAAAACTGAAAAAACGCCTTTTGCTAAAAATCGACTCGGTGTCGTATTATCAAATTAATTCAAAAAGAAAGGAGGGTATTGGTTGAATCAAGTCGCACTTGTAGGGCGCATAACAAAAGATCCCATCTTGCGGAAATTATCTCGAGATCGGGTCCAAACAAGTATTATCATCGCAATAAATCGCAACTATAAGAATACGAAAGGAGAAATAGAAGCGGATTTCATATTATGTTCTTTATTCGGTCGACTTGCGGAAAACACAGCAAAGCATTGTGGAAAAGGTTCGCTAATCGGACTGAGTGGTCGCATCCAGTCCAGAACTTACGAAAGAGAAGATCAAAGTCGTGTTTTCGTCACGGAAGTGATTGGAGACGAAGTTCGATTTCTTTCAACAAAATCTAGATTAAATGACGATTTATACGCGAATTCTACAGTGTCGAATCACCAAGAAATTGCGGAATCAGAAACAGATCACTTTGAATTACCTGCACAAGAAAGCAAAGAACTACCAATTATGTAACAAAAGGGGGAAATTGTCCGGATAACAAACCGGAGCTGAATACTACAATTATATGAATAGCTGTGAAGGAATCTACTTAATGTTGAAAAGGCCTTTTGGGGGATCGGCCTTTCGGTTATACGGAAAAATATCATAGGGAAA
This genomic window from Sporosarcina sp. Marseille-Q4063 contains:
- a CDS encoding single-stranded DNA-binding protein, producing the protein MNQVALVGRITKDPILRKLSRDRVQTSIIIAINRNYKNTKGEIEADFILCSLFGRLAENTAKHCGKGSLIGLSGRIQSRTYEREDQSRVFVTEVIGDEVRFLSTKSRLNDDLYANSTVSNHQEIAESETDHFELPAQESKELPIM
- a CDS encoding sporulation transcriptional regulator SpoIIID; translation: MHEQIRRRCVRLGELLLETEVTVRGLAKVTGYSKSTVHKDLTERLPNIDVGLAEEVAKILAYHKSVRHLRGGEATRLKWMNEAKKIEEE
- the atpD gene encoding F0F1 ATP synthase subunit beta codes for the protein MNKGHVLQVMGPVVDVKFDNAQLPEIYNALTVTIERPNSEPEVLTLEVALHLGDDAVRTIAMSSTDGLKRGAEVLDQGSAISVPVGDVTLGRVFNVLGETIDLAEEIPASERRDPIHRKAPTFEELSTEVEILETGIKVVDLLAPYIKGGKIGLFGGAGVGKTVLIQELINNIALEHGGISVFAGVGERTREGNDLFFEMTDSGVIKNTAMVFGQMNEPPGARMRVALTGLTMAEYFRDEQGADVLLFIDNIYRYTQAGSEVSALLGRMPSAVGYQPTLATEMGLLQERITSTNKGSVTSIQAIYVPADDYTDPAPATTFAHLDATTNLERKLSEMGIYPAVDPLASTSRALSAEIVGAEHYSVAREVQSTLQRYAELQDIIAILGMDELGEDDKLVVGRARRIQFFLSQNFHVAEQFTGQPGSYVPVAETIKGFKEILEGKFDHIPEDAFRLVGRIEEVIEKAKAMGVEV
- the murA gene encoding UDP-N-acetylglucosamine 1-carboxyvinyltransferase; translated protein: MDKIIINGGRVLKGTVRVEGAKNAVLPVLAAALLASEGVNVIRDVPNLSDVGTISAVLKSLNAEVEAVPERNEVIIDSSGTLSSEAQFEYVRKMRASILVMGPILARNGFARVALPGGCAIGSRPIDQHLKGFEAMGAEISFGHGYVEAKAENGLKGAKIYLDFPSVGATENIMTAAALAKGTTVIENAAKEPEIVNLANFINEMGGKVVGAGTDMIRIEGVTKLYGITHHIIPDRIETGTFMVAAAITGGDVIIENAVPEHNAALISKMGEMGVNIIELDEGVRVHAKYPLKSVNLKTMPHPGFPTDMQSQMMALMLTATGTGVITETVFENRFMHVEEFRRMNATVKIEGKSVILEGPSKLQGAEVAATDLRAAAALILAGLAAEGVTRVTELIHLDRGYVDFHKKLEALGADIERVSSEEEVESRTKQELV
- a CDS encoding F0F1 ATP synthase subunit epsilon gives rise to the protein MKTVKIHIVTPDGPVVDTEADMIIAMTETGELGILPGHIATVAPLQIGGLRIKKGNETKVVAVHGGFIEIRPEIVTVLAQSAETAENIDLARAKNAAKRAEIALQAKEDEASFLNAELELKRAINRINASENRY
- a CDS encoding YwpF family protein, with the translated sequence MKTFKMLSVGILHDEQVIDFPLIDGIIINQENSHRMWILEMFIEEKHKAFFESFQGEDDLLEAKVVISYPENEPAGFRVAVSAVKQIGNNISVLLKGRLKRARTQYAEHLLEELIGEGLEGATLLERFETDMRSRPRLKRDIEEDE
- a CDS encoding M23 family metallopeptidase, translated to MREEKTKSPSQKNKRKQTKSWFWPAIYSGIAIVFVGMIWGYTALIKDAPDKTAKSPDSEVVVDVNASKESFKYPFSEELLNDVAILQDYYDMEADESMRENALLVFNQSYVTNSGVSISIDGKPFEVLASMSGVVEEVTTDVFSGDEVVIKHADGMKTVYSSLTGILVKQGDEVAQGDPLATTTQNEWNPAAGVHLLFEVHVDGEPVNPGKHLAFE
- a CDS encoding DUF1146 family protein codes for the protein MDGMFGFQPLLAIVSHIFFIGVSFYALQSIMPEKIIRKNKVFQAQILFIFLSIMIGSSVSNFFLEISYWSGRIPTMFR
- a CDS encoding rod shape-determining protein, with the protein product MFAKDIGIDLGTANVLIHLKGKGIVLNEPSVVALDKRNNKVLAVGEEAWKMVGRTPANITVTRPLKDGVIADFDVTEAMLSHFLDRLNVKGFFTKPRILVCCPTNITSVEQKAIREAAEKSGGKKIFLEEEPKVSAIGAGMDIFQPSGNMVIDIGGGTSDVAVLSMGDIVTSESINIAGDTLDNDIIQYIKNQYKLLIGLRTAEDIKFNVGTVFQGSRNETMDIRGRDMVSGLPRTVTIDSEEIRLALRESMSIIVQAARNVLEKTPPELSADIIDRGVFLTGGGALIHGIDQLLAEELKVPVFVADNPLDCVARGTGILLENIQKSSRKF
- a CDS encoding DNA-directed RNA polymerase subunit beta codes for the protein MMDKLKFRRSQREVDSKTDEKPSVETSSRKELRKAKRGEATEPKKTLWVQIRMIPIWLRLILIILLIAIVAVIGLRFGYSYIGDGNPEDVLKKETWTHIIDIIKGKE
- the fabZ gene encoding 3-hydroxyacyl-ACP dehydratase FabZ, giving the protein MLTVQQIQAILPHRYPFLMVDKILEVEEGKRAVGIKNVTINEDFFNGHFPGYPVMPGVLIVEALAQVGAVALLKKEENKGRLAFFAGIDNCRFKRQVGPGDTLTLEVEITRLRGQMGKGKAIAKVGDEIACETEILFALGPVVE
- the spoIID gene encoding stage II sporulation protein D, which codes for MTKIWASSLLLLIVMFFIPVIFLRGPSAGPEKEEKKIEQSCPIDIKVVGVDEPLALEEYVKGVVAGEMPIDFHAEALKAQSIAARTYALRTTNFGENPIARDVSAQVYKSKEERKKQWGKKFKENEKKLSSAVEATTGDVLLYNDELISAMFFSTSNGQTETAENYSGSEIPYLQSVDSPGDEKVAPTYEVKTELPLTKWNEAFGIEWNADMFKSLQLTRNPTGRVQKVATAGFESNGREIREILGLRSTDFDIAFDVTNEIVIIKTLGFGHGVGMSQYGAEAFAQDGWTADKIVQHYYTGTVIKNLINLENVCLKAP